The Streptomyces camelliae genome window below encodes:
- a CDS encoding collagenase, whose amino-acid sequence MLYRFALPVRGPGRTAARLAAAAAVGVTVAGLLSAPASAAPQPHPGTAATSRAHTSAPPSPTGATAPVTERPASQSRRLSPDRLPPRQPLLSRPAARRPATAASCTPADFGSRTGSALVAFVKASTTDCVNTLFPVTGQDAHAIFRQAQMLTVAAAFTREAGRYRGDDSGSLQQLVLFLRAGYYVQFNHSADVGPYTSRLTTAVTAGLDAFFARAHAYDVTAANGDILGETVVLTDSADQQGRYLPVYERLLSGYDSSYDSVDSMVRAVNDVYTPLWRGNWNPDYVNAVAADPSITDTLHDFALDHTDLLGTSLAFLDSNAGTNLARYVEHPELQEAVRPLTKDLLDESEITGPTAALWVAVATQANAYDGGDCAYYDVCDLPAKLTAAALPITHHCDAAHTVRAQSLTADDLAAVCASVLNQDAYFRNLVKADGAIPGQYVSTIQLVVFADRADYQTYAGAIYGVSTDNGGITLDGDPSDPANQPTSIMYQKGSDDGFTARIWNLNHEYTHFLDARDDMKGDFTQQTSVPDVWWIEGLAEYVSYGYRGIADDQAIQEAGRHTYKLSTLFENTYANSDVTRTYPWGYLAVRYMAEHHPDDVQRMLARFRAGDYAGGYAVYHDGIGTRYDADFDQWLTACAAGACAAPAKA is encoded by the coding sequence CTATCGCTTCGCGCTGCCCGTACGCGGGCCCGGGCGTACGGCCGCACGCCTGGCTGCTGCCGCCGCCGTCGGTGTCACCGTGGCCGGCCTGCTGTCCGCACCGGCGTCGGCCGCGCCCCAGCCGCACCCCGGCACGGCCGCCACGTCCCGCGCGCACACCTCCGCCCCACCGTCGCCCACCGGCGCCACCGCACCCGTCACCGAGCGCCCGGCGAGCCAGTCCCGCCGGCTCAGCCCGGACCGGCTCCCGCCCCGGCAGCCGCTGCTGTCCCGGCCGGCCGCCCGAAGGCCGGCCACGGCGGCCTCCTGCACCCCGGCCGACTTCGGCAGTCGTACCGGCTCCGCCCTCGTCGCCTTCGTGAAGGCCTCGACCACGGACTGCGTGAACACCCTCTTCCCGGTCACCGGCCAGGACGCGCACGCCATCTTCCGCCAGGCCCAGATGCTCACCGTGGCGGCCGCGTTCACCCGCGAGGCCGGGCGGTACCGCGGCGACGACTCCGGGAGCCTGCAGCAACTGGTCCTGTTCCTGCGGGCCGGGTACTACGTGCAGTTCAACCACTCCGCGGACGTGGGCCCGTACACCTCCCGCCTCACCACCGCCGTCACCGCCGGCCTGGACGCCTTCTTCGCCCGCGCGCACGCGTACGACGTCACGGCCGCCAACGGCGACATCCTCGGCGAGACCGTCGTCCTCACCGACAGCGCCGACCAGCAGGGCAGATATCTCCCGGTCTATGAACGGCTGTTGAGCGGCTACGACAGCTCGTACGACTCCGTGGACAGCATGGTCCGGGCGGTCAACGACGTCTACACTCCGCTGTGGCGCGGCAACTGGAACCCCGACTATGTGAACGCCGTCGCCGCGGACCCGTCGATCACCGACACCCTGCACGACTTCGCGCTGGACCACACCGACCTGCTCGGCACCTCTCTGGCCTTCCTGGACTCCAATGCGGGGACGAACCTGGCCCGCTACGTCGAGCATCCCGAACTCCAGGAAGCCGTACGGCCGTTGACCAAGGACCTGCTGGACGAGTCGGAGATCACCGGCCCGACGGCCGCCCTGTGGGTCGCGGTGGCCACGCAGGCGAACGCCTACGACGGCGGCGACTGCGCGTACTACGACGTCTGCGACCTGCCCGCCAAGCTCACCGCCGCCGCGCTGCCGATCACCCACCACTGCGACGCGGCCCACACCGTCCGCGCCCAGTCCCTGACGGCCGACGACCTCGCCGCCGTATGCGCCAGCGTGCTCAACCAGGACGCCTACTTCCGGAACCTGGTCAAGGCGGACGGCGCCATACCCGGCCAGTACGTCTCCACCATCCAGCTCGTCGTCTTCGCCGACCGCGCCGACTACCAGACCTACGCCGGCGCGATCTACGGCGTCAGCACCGACAACGGCGGCATCACGCTCGACGGCGACCCGTCCGACCCGGCCAACCAACCGACGTCGATCATGTACCAGAAGGGCTCCGACGACGGCTTCACCGCCCGGATCTGGAACCTCAACCACGAGTACACGCACTTCCTGGACGCCCGCGACGACATGAAGGGCGACTTCACCCAGCAGACCTCGGTGCCGGACGTGTGGTGGATCGAGGGCCTCGCCGAGTACGTCTCCTACGGGTACCGGGGGATCGCCGACGACCAGGCGATCCAGGAGGCCGGCCGGCACACGTACAAGCTGAGCACGCTCTTCGAGAACACCTACGCCAACAGTGACGTGACCCGCACCTACCCGTGGGGCTATCTCGCCGTGCGCTACATGGCGGAGCACCACCCCGACGACGTCCAGCGGATGCTCGCCCGCTTCCGCGCCGGTGACTACGCCGGCGGGTACGCCGTCTACCACGACGGCATCGGCACCCGCTACGACGCCGACTTCGACCAGTGGCTCACGGCGTGTGCCGCGGGAGCCTGCGCCGCACCGGCGAAGGCCTGA
- a CDS encoding glyceraldehyde-3-phosphate dehydrogenase, whose translation MTVNDDSFTNWKIREEIAESMIPLIGKLHRERDVTVLLHSRSLVNKSVVSILKTHRFARQIDGAELSVTETMPFLQALTALDLGPSQIDLGMLATAYKADDRGLGVAEFTAEAVAGATGGNKIERREPRDVVLYGFGRIGRLVARLLIEKAGSGNGLRLRAIVVRGGGAQDIVKRASLLRRDSIHGQFQGTITVDEADSTIVANGNAIKVIYADDPSHVDYTEYGIRDAILIDNTGKWRDREGLSKHLRPGIDKVVLTAPGKGDVPNIVHGVNHDTVKPDERILSCASCTTNAIVPPLKAMDDEYGVLRGHVETVHSFTNDQNLLDNYHKAERRGRSAPLNMVITETGAASAVAKALPDLKAKISGSSIRVPVPDVSIAILNLQLSRETTREEVHDYLREVSLTSPLRRQIDFTTAPDAVSSDFIGSRHASIVDAGALKVDGDNAILYLWYDNEFGYSCQVVRVVQHVSGVEYPTFPATAV comes from the coding sequence GTGACTGTCAACGACGACTCGTTCACCAACTGGAAGATCCGCGAGGAGATCGCGGAGTCGATGATCCCGCTCATCGGGAAGCTGCACCGCGAGCGGGACGTGACCGTCCTGCTGCACAGCCGCTCCCTGGTGAACAAGTCGGTGGTCAGCATCCTGAAGACGCACCGCTTCGCCCGGCAGATCGACGGCGCGGAGCTGTCGGTCACCGAGACCATGCCGTTCCTGCAGGCCCTGACCGCCCTCGACCTCGGGCCCTCCCAGATCGACCTCGGCATGCTGGCCACCGCCTACAAGGCCGACGACCGCGGCCTGGGCGTCGCGGAGTTCACCGCCGAGGCCGTCGCCGGCGCGACCGGTGGCAACAAGATCGAGCGCCGTGAGCCGCGCGACGTCGTCCTGTACGGCTTCGGCCGCATCGGCCGGCTCGTCGCCCGCCTGCTGATCGAGAAGGCCGGCTCCGGCAACGGTCTCAGGCTGCGCGCCATCGTCGTGCGCGGCGGCGGTGCGCAGGACATCGTCAAGCGCGCCTCGCTGCTGCGCCGCGACTCCATCCACGGCCAGTTCCAGGGCACGATCACCGTCGACGAGGCCGACAGCACCATCGTCGCCAACGGCAACGCCATCAAGGTGATCTACGCCGACGACCCGTCGCACGTGGACTACACCGAGTACGGCATCCGGGACGCCATCCTCATCGACAACACCGGCAAGTGGCGTGACCGCGAGGGCCTGTCGAAGCACCTGCGCCCCGGCATCGACAAGGTCGTGCTGACCGCGCCGGGCAAGGGCGACGTCCCCAACATCGTGCACGGCGTCAACCACGACACCGTCAAGCCGGACGAGCGGATCCTGTCCTGCGCCTCCTGCACCACCAACGCCATCGTGCCGCCGCTGAAGGCGATGGACGACGAGTACGGCGTGCTGCGCGGCCACGTGGAGACCGTCCACTCGTTCACCAACGACCAGAACCTGCTCGACAACTACCACAAGGCCGAGCGCCGCGGCCGCTCCGCGCCGCTCAACATGGTGATCACCGAGACCGGCGCCGCCTCCGCCGTCGCCAAGGCGCTGCCCGACCTCAAGGCGAAGATCAGCGGCAGCTCGATCCGCGTCCCCGTGCCGGACGTCTCGATCGCGATCCTCAACCTCCAGCTGTCCCGTGAGACCACCCGCGAGGAGGTCCACGACTACCTGCGCGAGGTCTCGCTGACCTCGCCGCTGCGCCGCCAGATCGACTTCACCACGGCGCCCGACGCGGTCTCCAGCGACTTCATCGGCTCGCGCCACGCCTCGATCGTGGACGCAGGCGCCCTCAAGGTCGACGGCGACAACGCGATCCTCTACCTCTGGTACGACAACGAGTTCGGCTACTCCTGCCAGGTCGTCCGTGTCGTTCAGCACGTCTCGGGCGTCGAGTACCCCACGTTCCCGGCGACGGCCGTCTGA
- a CDS encoding Cmx/CmrA family chloramphenicol efflux MFS transporter: protein MPLALYLLGLAVFAQGTSEFMLSGLVPDIARDLGVSVPAAGTLTSAFAAGMTAGAPLMALLGRRRPARQTLLVFLSVFLAVHVVGALTSDFGVLLATRVLAALADAGFLAVGLTAATGMVAPDAKGRATSVLLGGTTLACVVGVPAGAALGQSLGWRSAFWAVALLSAPALAAIARSVPGGLTEPAAPGIGARAELRVLRRPRLLMTLGLGALVNGATFCTFTYLAPLATEVTGLGAGWLPGVLALFGAGAFAGVASAGRLADRRAVPVLRAGGAALSAGWVLLALAAGHAAAAVLLVPVLGLLAFGVGATLITQVLYEAADAPSLAGAFATSALNVGAALGPLLGGAAIDGGLGYRSPVWVSALLMTAALAGLAVAGRGEREWEPV from the coding sequence ATGCCTTTGGCTCTCTATCTGCTCGGGCTGGCCGTCTTCGCCCAGGGCACGTCCGAGTTCATGCTGTCCGGCCTGGTGCCGGACATCGCCCGGGACCTCGGGGTCTCCGTCCCCGCCGCGGGCACGCTCACGTCCGCCTTCGCCGCCGGCATGACCGCCGGGGCGCCGCTGATGGCGTTGCTCGGCCGGCGCCGGCCGGCACGGCAGACGCTGCTGGTGTTCCTGAGCGTGTTCCTGGCGGTCCATGTGGTCGGGGCGCTCACCTCCGACTTCGGTGTCCTGCTGGCCACCCGGGTCCTCGCGGCCCTCGCCGACGCCGGTTTCCTGGCCGTGGGGCTGACGGCGGCGACCGGCATGGTCGCGCCCGACGCCAAGGGCCGGGCCACCTCGGTCCTGCTCGGCGGCACCACGCTCGCCTGTGTGGTGGGCGTGCCCGCCGGCGCCGCCCTGGGGCAGTCGCTGGGCTGGCGCTCGGCGTTCTGGGCGGTGGCCCTGCTGTCCGCACCGGCACTGGCCGCGATCGCCCGCTCGGTGCCGGGCGGCCTGACCGAGCCCGCCGCGCCCGGCATCGGGGCACGCGCGGAGCTGCGGGTACTGCGCCGGCCCCGGCTGCTGATGACGCTGGGCCTCGGCGCGCTGGTCAACGGGGCCACCTTCTGCACCTTCACCTACCTTGCCCCGCTGGCCACGGAGGTGACCGGGCTCGGCGCCGGGTGGCTGCCGGGCGTGCTGGCGCTGTTCGGCGCCGGCGCGTTCGCCGGGGTGGCTTCGGCGGGCCGGCTCGCGGACCGGCGGGCCGTGCCGGTCCTGCGGGCGGGCGGGGCGGCGCTGTCGGCCGGCTGGGTGCTGCTGGCCCTGGCCGCCGGGCACGCGGCGGCGGCCGTCCTGCTCGTCCCGGTCCTCGGGCTGCTGGCGTTCGGCGTCGGTGCGACGCTGATCACCCAGGTGCTGTACGAGGCGGCCGACGCCCCGTCCCTCGCGGGCGCGTTCGCGACGTCGGCGCTGAACGTCGGCGCCGCCCTCGGCCCGCTGCTGGGCGGTGCGGCGATCGACGGCGGGCTCGGCTACCGCTCACCGGTCTGGGTCAGCGCCCTGCTGATGACAGCGGCGCTCGCCGGCCTGGCCGTGGCCGGGCGCGGCGAGCGCGAGTGGGAGCCCGTGTGA
- a CDS encoding PP2C family protein-serine/threonine phosphatase: MPRKRPMDEGDELLARLGSLTAQARRRAELQRSQVELAIALQRGMLPRDLPTAPGLHLAVRYTPANLGLNVGGDWYDAFALPDGRIGLAIGDVQGHNIEAAAFMGQVRAGLRALASVTSDPGELLARTNELLLALGSDLFATCTFMRLDLATGVLESARAGHIPFVWATADGKSGVVDDEGGPPLGIESGMEYPVTRHRLTTGGVFVLLTDGVVEGPSLTVEDGLDQVVRLAGIAAVASLEVHALAAAVIKGAESVGHEDDAAVLVVGLDGPRSPS, translated from the coding sequence ATGCCCCGCAAGCGCCCCATGGACGAAGGCGACGAGCTGCTGGCCCGGCTCGGCTCGCTCACCGCCCAGGCACGCCGGCGCGCGGAGCTGCAGCGCAGCCAGGTCGAGCTGGCCATCGCCCTGCAGCGCGGCATGTTGCCCCGGGACCTGCCCACCGCCCCCGGCCTGCACCTCGCTGTGCGCTACACCCCGGCGAACCTCGGCCTCAACGTGGGCGGTGACTGGTACGACGCCTTCGCCCTGCCCGACGGCCGGATCGGGCTGGCGATCGGCGACGTCCAGGGGCACAACATCGAGGCCGCCGCCTTCATGGGGCAGGTGCGGGCCGGACTGCGCGCCCTCGCCTCGGTCACCAGCGACCCCGGTGAACTGCTCGCCCGCACGAACGAGCTGTTGCTCGCCCTGGGCAGCGATCTGTTCGCCACCTGCACCTTCATGCGCCTCGACCTGGCCACCGGGGTGCTGGAGAGCGCCCGGGCCGGCCACATCCCCTTCGTGTGGGCCACGGCGGACGGCAAGTCGGGTGTCGTCGACGACGAAGGCGGGCCGCCGCTCGGCATCGAGTCGGGCATGGAGTACCCGGTGACCCGGCACCGGCTGACCACGGGCGGGGTGTTCGTCCTGCTCACCGACGGCGTGGTCGAGGGACCGTCGCTGACCGTCGAGGACGGGCTCGACCAGGTGGTGCGCCTCGCCGGCATCGCCGCCGTCGCGAGCCTGGAGGTGCACGCACTGGCCGCCGCCGTGATCAAGGGCGCCGAGAGCGTCGGACACGAGGACGACGCGGCCGTCCTCGTCGTCGGCCTGGACGGCCCCCGCTCCCCTTCCTGA